Proteins encoded within one genomic window of Dyadobacter chenhuakuii:
- a CDS encoding ABC transporter permease: MLQNYIKIAWRNLRKHKFYSFLNIFGLALGLASCLLITLYVLDELSFDKSFEHADRIHRVNADIRFGGADMALAVAPDPLAFTLKKDYPQIEQVVRLRENGSQLVRRSEGTENLKEDQVCFADSTFFKVFSLPLIMGDKEKALKDPYTVVISESNALKYFGKENPMGKGLTIENDQTYTVTGVMQDIPAQSHLRDMNMLLSMSSNPESRLNGWGSHNFNTYLLLKEGVDPRQFENNFETVLQKYTAKWLVSFMGASLDEIRKSGSYLRYSLIPLTEIHLHSDRTAEINVNGNIQYVYIFAVVALFLLTIACVNFMNLATARSSNRAKEVGVRKALGSERSSLVNQFLTESVMLSFFSLALAVALAYFALPLFNNLAGKQVKFPIGEVGFWITLLITGGVVGVLAGSYPAFFLSAFNPLKVLKNSVELQGKGGYLRNALVVFQFVISVMLIVGTGVIYRQLNFIQTKKLGFNKDQMLIVNDAYALDKQVTAFKEQVMRHPNVENATVTSFLPTPSSRTDNTFFPAGQMQQDKGINMQNWAVDYDFINTMGLQMANGRPFQEEFPSDSSGIIINEAAAKVLGYAEPIGKKLFGYADQEMKQRIDYTIIGVVKNFHFESLKKNIGALSLVLSRSNGTVVFKLNGGDVAQTVDQVEQLWKKMAPGQPFSYRFMDEDFNNVYRSEQRVGQIFITFATISIIIGCLGLFGLSAYTAERRTKEIGVRKVLGASVANIVALLSKEFLRLIIIAILIGIPIAWFGMNLWLNDFAYHVDLAWWMFLAAGAIAITIALLTVSFQSIKAALMNPVRSLRSE, encoded by the coding sequence ATGCTGCAGAATTACATTAAGATCGCGTGGCGGAACCTGCGTAAGCATAAGTTTTATTCATTCCTGAACATTTTCGGATTGGCACTCGGCCTTGCAAGCTGTTTGCTGATTACGCTTTATGTGTTGGATGAGCTCAGTTTTGATAAGTCTTTTGAACACGCAGACCGTATTCACAGGGTCAATGCAGACATTCGTTTCGGTGGGGCAGATATGGCGCTTGCTGTCGCGCCCGATCCGCTCGCATTTACATTAAAAAAGGATTATCCACAGATTGAACAGGTTGTGCGGCTTCGTGAGAATGGAAGTCAGCTTGTACGCCGGTCCGAGGGCACCGAGAACCTGAAAGAAGATCAGGTATGCTTCGCAGATTCTACATTTTTCAAGGTATTTTCTCTTCCGTTAATCATGGGTGATAAGGAAAAGGCCTTGAAAGATCCCTATACTGTGGTGATCTCGGAAAGCAATGCGCTCAAATATTTTGGGAAAGAAAATCCGATGGGTAAGGGCTTAACAATTGAAAATGACCAGACTTACACGGTAACAGGCGTGATGCAGGACATTCCTGCGCAGTCGCATTTGCGGGATATGAATATGCTGCTATCCATGAGCTCCAATCCTGAAAGTAGGCTGAATGGCTGGGGAAGCCATAATTTTAACACTTATTTATTGCTTAAAGAAGGTGTCGATCCCAGGCAGTTTGAAAACAACTTCGAAACTGTTTTGCAAAAATACACAGCCAAATGGCTGGTAAGCTTCATGGGTGCCTCGCTGGATGAGATTCGCAAGTCGGGCAGTTACTTGCGTTACTCGCTTATTCCGCTGACTGAAATCCATTTGCATTCAGACCGTACGGCTGAGATTAATGTGAATGGCAATATTCAATACGTATACATATTCGCGGTTGTTGCTTTGTTCCTCCTGACCATTGCTTGTGTTAATTTTATGAACCTGGCAACGGCCCGCTCCTCAAACCGGGCAAAAGAAGTCGGCGTCCGCAAAGCGCTGGGTTCGGAGAGATCTTCGCTGGTCAACCAGTTTCTCACAGAATCGGTCATGCTTAGCTTTTTTTCACTGGCATTGGCTGTTGCGCTGGCATATTTCGCTCTTCCGCTTTTCAATAATCTGGCAGGCAAGCAAGTCAAATTTCCGATTGGGGAAGTTGGATTTTGGATAACATTATTGATTACGGGCGGTGTTGTGGGTGTTCTTGCAGGGAGCTATCCTGCATTTTTCCTGTCGGCCTTCAATCCACTGAAAGTTTTGAAAAACAGCGTAGAGCTGCAAGGAAAGGGAGGCTATCTGCGCAATGCGCTCGTTGTTTTTCAATTTGTGATCTCGGTCATGCTCATTGTCGGCACCGGTGTTATTTATCGTCAGCTAAATTTTATACAAACTAAAAAACTGGGCTTTAATAAGGATCAGATGTTGATCGTGAATGACGCTTATGCTCTCGATAAGCAGGTTACGGCATTCAAGGAACAGGTAATGCGACATCCGAATGTGGAAAATGCCACGGTAACAAGTTTCCTGCCAACGCCATCGTCACGTACAGATAATACATTTTTTCCGGCTGGCCAGATGCAGCAAGACAAGGGCATTAATATGCAGAACTGGGCCGTTGATTATGATTTTATAAATACTATGGGATTGCAAATGGCGAACGGTCGACCATTCCAGGAAGAATTCCCTTCGGATTCATCCGGCATTATCATCAACGAGGCCGCTGCAAAAGTGCTCGGGTACGCTGAGCCCATTGGGAAGAAGTTATTCGGATATGCAGATCAGGAGATGAAACAACGCATTGATTATACGATCATTGGCGTTGTAAAGAACTTTCATTTTGAATCATTAAAGAAAAATATTGGTGCATTGAGCCTGGTGCTTTCGCGCAGCAACGGAACAGTCGTTTTCAAATTGAATGGCGGCGATGTGGCCCAAACCGTTGATCAGGTGGAGCAACTCTGGAAGAAAATGGCTCCCGGGCAGCCGTTCAGTTACCGGTTTATGGACGAAGATTTCAACAATGTTTACCGCAGCGAGCAGCGCGTAGGGCAGATCTTCATCACATTCGCAACGATTTCGATCATTATCGGCTGCCTGGGATTGTTTGGTTTGTCGGCTTACACGGCTGAGCGGCGCACAAAGGAAATCGGTGTGAGAAAGGTGCTGGGTGCGAGCGTTGCCAACATTGTAGCTTTGCTTTCAAAAGAATTTTTAAGGCTGATCATTATCGCGATCCTGATCGGCATCCCTATCGCCTGGTTTGGGATGAACCTATGGCTCAACGATTTCGCCTATCACGTAGACCTGGCCTGGTGGATGTTCCTGGCTGCCGGGGCGATTGCTATCACCATTGCGTTGCTAACCGTTAGTTTTCAAAGCATTAAGGCCGCACTTATGAACCCGGTGAGGAGTCTGCGGAGTGAGTAG
- a CDS encoding DUF1129 domain-containing protein → MKRILTILLAGVSTLAIAQKRMSHSHVLPAPPAPVAPSAPAAPHAPVLYSSADAKAQIWISDDENQQHATIIGDNGYSKQVRFNKESGELFLQYKFSKRNEEFIYEKTVNAAEKSEEERQQIIDHFEIEIELPGRGI, encoded by the coding sequence ATGAAAAGAATCCTTACAATCCTCCTCGCCGGCGTAAGTACGCTGGCGATCGCACAAAAGAGAATGAGCCATAGCCACGTGCTTCCAGCTCCGCCTGCGCCTGTTGCGCCGTCCGCTCCGGCCGCACCTCACGCGCCGGTTCTTTATTCTTCCGCAGATGCCAAAGCGCAAATCTGGATCTCCGACGATGAAAATCAGCAGCACGCTACGATCATTGGCGACAATGGTTATTCCAAACAAGTAAGGTTCAATAAGGAATCGGGAGAGCTGTTTTTGCAATACAAATTCAGCAAGCGGAATGAAGAATTCATTTACGAAAAAACGGTGAATGCGGCGGAGAAATCAGAGGAAGAACGCCAGCAGATCATTGACCACTTCGAGATTGAAATAGAGCTTCCCGGACGGGGCATTTAA
- a CDS encoding ABC transporter ATP-binding protein — MIKISNLHKIFSTEEVETTALNGIDMDVKDGEFVAIMGPSGCGKSTLLNILGLLDNPSEGSYEFYGTEVAKMSERQRAQIRKGNIGFVFQSFNLIDELTVYENVELPLLYLKTPPAERKEKVEAALTRMNMMHRRNHFPQQLSGGQQQRTAIARAVVATPKTILADEPTGNLDSKNGEEVMNLLSQLNAAGTTILMVTHSPYDAGFAHRIVNLFDGKIVTEKVHV; from the coding sequence ATGATCAAAATTAGCAACCTTCATAAGATCTTTTCTACCGAGGAAGTAGAAACCACTGCCCTGAACGGCATTGACATGGATGTAAAAGACGGCGAGTTTGTCGCTATCATGGGACCATCCGGTTGTGGTAAATCTACCTTACTGAACATTCTCGGTCTGCTTGACAACCCTAGTGAAGGCTCCTACGAATTCTACGGCACGGAAGTAGCCAAGATGTCGGAAAGGCAGCGCGCACAAATCCGTAAAGGTAACATTGGATTTGTATTCCAGAGTTTTAACCTTATCGACGAACTGACTGTTTATGAGAACGTTGAGCTTCCATTGCTTTATCTGAAAACACCGCCAGCCGAACGCAAGGAGAAAGTAGAAGCAGCATTAACCCGCATGAACATGATGCACCGCCGCAATCACTTTCCACAGCAACTTTCCGGGGGGCAGCAGCAACGTACGGCCATCGCCCGCGCCGTTGTGGCCACACCAAAAACAATCCTTGCGGATGAGCCTACGGGTAACCTCGACTCCAAAAACGGGGAAGAAGTAATGAACCTCCTGAGCCAGCTGAATGCAGCAGGGACCACCATTTTAATGGTAACGCACTCACCATATGATGCGGGTTTCGCACACCGTATCGTCAACTTGTTCGACGGCAAGATCGTGACCGAAAAAGTGCACGTTTAG
- a CDS encoding efflux RND transporter periplasmic adaptor subunit: MDKIKPKKFWNTQRIGIIAGSTLLIAFLVYQFFFADKRSKLNVEQDKLTVSTVKQGKFDEFIVVTGVVQPLKTIQLDAIVGGYVTEKLIEGGNMVKQGDVLLRLENQNLKLSFLQSETEASRLVNDLQNTRQSLRIARFNLQKTLSELDFQIDQAKDAHERNAKLYKDKVIPDADYLKTKREFDRLTKQREIEVESQKYQEENSKMQIAQLEGTLASTQKNVNLWRQTLENLSVKAPVSGLLSSMNVEVGSNINQGQNIGQIDDLNGFKMRVSVDEHYISRIFAGLMGSMEFNGKDYGLKIIKIYPEVLSGRFEVDMQFDKGAPELIKRGQSAPIRLQLGQPSQATLLPVGGFFSETGGNWVYVVGEDGKRASKRKITLGRKNPEYFEVLEGLQPGEKVITSSYENFGDNEVLEF; encoded by the coding sequence ATGGATAAAATCAAACCAAAGAAATTCTGGAACACACAACGCATTGGTATAATCGCCGGCAGCACGCTGCTGATTGCCTTTTTAGTATATCAATTTTTCTTTGCCGATAAACGCAGCAAGCTCAATGTGGAGCAAGATAAACTGACAGTTTCAACGGTTAAGCAAGGCAAATTCGACGAATTTATTGTGGTAACCGGCGTTGTGCAGCCATTGAAAACTATTCAATTGGATGCCATTGTAGGCGGATATGTTACCGAGAAACTTATTGAAGGCGGTAACATGGTAAAACAAGGCGATGTACTTTTAAGATTGGAAAACCAAAACCTGAAACTAAGCTTTCTACAATCAGAAACGGAGGCGAGCCGACTGGTAAATGATCTTCAGAATACACGCCAGAGCTTGCGTATTGCCCGGTTTAACCTGCAAAAGACATTAAGCGAGCTCGATTTTCAGATCGATCAGGCGAAGGATGCACATGAGCGGAATGCTAAGCTTTACAAGGATAAAGTGATTCCCGATGCAGATTATCTGAAAACAAAAAGAGAATTTGACCGCCTGACCAAGCAGCGCGAGATTGAAGTTGAATCGCAGAAATATCAGGAAGAAAACTCCAAAATGCAGATCGCGCAGCTGGAAGGAACATTGGCCAGCACGCAGAAAAACGTGAACCTTTGGAGACAAACGCTTGAAAACCTTTCGGTTAAGGCACCCGTTTCCGGCTTGCTTTCTTCTATGAATGTGGAAGTAGGATCGAATATTAACCAGGGCCAGAACATTGGACAAATCGATGACCTGAACGGTTTCAAAATGCGTGTTAGCGTGGATGAACATTACATTTCGAGGATCTTTGCTGGCTTGATGGGTTCTATGGAATTCAACGGAAAAGATTACGGACTAAAGATCATCAAAATCTATCCCGAGGTTTTGAGCGGAAGATTTGAAGTGGACATGCAATTTGATAAAGGCGCTCCTGAATTGATCAAGAGAGGCCAGTCGGCTCCGATTCGTTTGCAATTGGGACAACCTTCACAAGCAACATTGCTTCCGGTGGGTGGATTCTTCTCCGAAACTGGCGGAAACTGGGTATATGTGGTGGGTGAGGACGGCAAGCGTGCTTCAAAACGTAAAATCACATTGGGCCGTAAAAACCCTGAGTATTTCGAGGTTCTGGAAGGTTTGCAGCCAGGTGAGAAAGTGATCACAAGCTCATACGAGAACTTCGGGGACAATGAGGTGCTGGAATTTTAA